The Impatiens glandulifera chromosome 3, dImpGla2.1, whole genome shotgun sequence genome contains a region encoding:
- the LOC124931917 gene encoding ceramide kinase-like isoform X2 has product MEGIDDSPATELNGRESLIMSSNLILDGVGGVFLSLTSVGMHWQVIESICNEELSCLGIQLVSKRETDVEFSNIYAAELINWGPVHVSVLADAKEFLLGHSSGMYRFSVHVVQRSNSQPSIWIPSVFTFGSEDLQVCQMWVNQINNSLNREMGRPKNLLVFVHPKSGKGNGCKHWELVAPIFSHARIQTKVIVTERAGEAYDMMLSITNKELNSYDGVVAVGGDGFFNEILNGLLASRLKVPLPPAPSDIHPATEKGISLMVNQSREQTVEEPSDHAEDSSPLLLGPCITESTTTAGNEDGRGCNSAEGSAFILPNEWFRLGLIPAGSTDAIVICTTGARDPMTSALHIVLGKRVQLDIAQIVRWKMMSTSKTVPFVRYAASFCGYGFYGDVITESEKYRWMGPKRYDYAGTLVFLNHRSYEAEIRYLESTTDNKSSSDTVSDNRNRTIWGKWKPSEKAICCVNCKVCNTKPNCTLQIPTKVSLQDDDMDETRWVKTRGRYLSIGGAIISCRNERAPNGLVADAHLSDGFLHLIMIKDCPHALYLWHLTQLARNGGSPLDFEFVEHHKTKAFTFTSIGKESVWNLDGELFQAHQLSAQVLRGLVSLFATGPDT; this is encoded by the exons ATGGAAGGAATCGATGATTCTCCAGCTACTGAATTGAATGGAAGAGAAAGCCTAATAATGAGTTCGAATCTTATACTGGATGGCGTCGGAGGGGTGTTTCTCTCCCTTACTTCTGTTGGGATGCATTGGCAAGTAATTGAATCCATATGCAAT GAAGAATTGTCTTGTCTGGGTATACAACTTGtttctaaacgtgaaactgatGTAGAATTCTCCAACATCTATGCTGCTGAGTTAATAAACTGGGGCCCTGTTCATGTATCTGTTCTTGCAGATGCAAAAGAATTTCTCTTGGGTCATTCATCTGGT ATGTACCGCTTTAGTGTGCATGTTGTCCAGAGGTCCAACAGCCAACCTTCTATCTGGATCCCATCTGTCTTCACTTTTGGCAGTGAAGATTTGCAAGTCTGCCAAATGTGGGTAAATCAGATCAATAATTCTCTTAACCGGGAGATGGGCCGACCCAAGAATCTTCTG GTTTTTGTCCATCCAAAGAGCGGAAAGGGTAATGGATGTAAGCATTGGGAATTAGTCGCTCCTATATTTTCACATGCAAGAATACAAACCAAG GTGATAGTGACAGAGAGAGCTGGAGAAGCATATGATATGATGTTATCTATTACAAATAAGGAGCTGAATTCATACGATGGTGTCGTAGCAGTT GGTGGTGATGGTTTTTTCAATGAGATCCTTAATGGTCTTCTTGCATCAAGACTTAAAGTACCTTTACCGCCAGCTCCATCTGATATTCATCCTGCTACCGAGAAAGGGATCAGTCTTATGGTTAATCAGTCTCGTGAACAAACTGTAGAGGAGCCTTCTGATCATGCCGAAGACAGTTCTCCTCTTCTCTTAGGTCCATGTATCACTGAATCAACTACAACTGCAG GAAATGAAGATGGCCGTGGCTGCAATTCTG CAGAGGGGTCtgcatttattcttccaaatgAATGGTTTAGGCTTGGACTCATCCCCGCGGGATCCACAGATGCGATTGTAATATG CACCACTGGAGCTCGTGATCCAATGACATCTGCTTTGCATATTGTTCTTGGCAAAAGGGTACAACTTGATATTGCCCAAATTGTTAGGTGGAAAATGATGTCAACGTCAAAGACTGTTCCCTTTGTGCGATATGCAGCCTCTTTTTGTGG ATATGGATTTTATGGTGATGTAATTACTGAGAGTGAGAAGTATCGTTGGATGGGACCCAAGCGGTATGATTATGCGGGAACTCTGGTGTTCCTCAATCACAG GTCTTATGAGGCTGAAATAAGATACCTGGAATCTACTACAGATAACAAAAGTAGTTCAGATACAGTGTCTGATAATAGAAATAGAACAATATGGGGAAAATGGAAACCATCAGAAAAGGCAATTTGCTGTGTAAACTGCAAGGTTTGCAACACGAAACCAAATTGTACACTACAGATACCAACGAAGGTTTCATTGCAAGATGATGATATGGATGAAACAAGATGGGTAAAGACAAGAGGGCGGTACCTGAGCATTGGCGGTGCTATAATCTCTTGCCGAAATGAAAGAGCCCCTAATGGTCTTGTGGCTGATGCCCATCTCTCTGATGGATTCCTACATCTCATCATGATAAAAGACTGTCCTCATGCATTGTATCTTTG GCACTTGACTCAGCTCGCTAGAAATGGTGGAAGCCCTTTGGATTTCGAATTTGTTGAGCATCATAAA ACTAAGGCTTTTACATTTACATCGATCGGGAAGGAAAGCGTGTGGAACCTGGATGGTGAGTTGTTTCAAGCTCACCAATTGTCTGCGCAAGTACTACGAGGTCTGGTTAGCTTGTTTGCAACTGGACCCGACACTTAG
- the LOC124931917 gene encoding ceramide kinase-like isoform X1 — MEGIDDSPATELNGRESLIMSSNLILDGVGGVFLSLTSVGMHWQVIESICNQEELSCLGIQLVSKRETDVEFSNIYAAELINWGPVHVSVLADAKEFLLGHSSGMYRFSVHVVQRSNSQPSIWIPSVFTFGSEDLQVCQMWVNQINNSLNREMGRPKNLLVFVHPKSGKGNGCKHWELVAPIFSHARIQTKVIVTERAGEAYDMMLSITNKELNSYDGVVAVGGDGFFNEILNGLLASRLKVPLPPAPSDIHPATEKGISLMVNQSREQTVEEPSDHAEDSSPLLLGPCITESTTTAGNEDGRGCNSAEGSAFILPNEWFRLGLIPAGSTDAIVICTTGARDPMTSALHIVLGKRVQLDIAQIVRWKMMSTSKTVPFVRYAASFCGYGFYGDVITESEKYRWMGPKRYDYAGTLVFLNHRSYEAEIRYLESTTDNKSSSDTVSDNRNRTIWGKWKPSEKAICCVNCKVCNTKPNCTLQIPTKVSLQDDDMDETRWVKTRGRYLSIGGAIISCRNERAPNGLVADAHLSDGFLHLIMIKDCPHALYLWHLTQLARNGGSPLDFEFVEHHKTKAFTFTSIGKESVWNLDGELFQAHQLSAQVLRGLVSLFATGPDT, encoded by the exons ATGGAAGGAATCGATGATTCTCCAGCTACTGAATTGAATGGAAGAGAAAGCCTAATAATGAGTTCGAATCTTATACTGGATGGCGTCGGAGGGGTGTTTCTCTCCCTTACTTCTGTTGGGATGCATTGGCAAGTAATTGAATCCATATGCAAT CAGGAAGAATTGTCTTGTCTGGGTATACAACTTGtttctaaacgtgaaactgatGTAGAATTCTCCAACATCTATGCTGCTGAGTTAATAAACTGGGGCCCTGTTCATGTATCTGTTCTTGCAGATGCAAAAGAATTTCTCTTGGGTCATTCATCTGGT ATGTACCGCTTTAGTGTGCATGTTGTCCAGAGGTCCAACAGCCAACCTTCTATCTGGATCCCATCTGTCTTCACTTTTGGCAGTGAAGATTTGCAAGTCTGCCAAATGTGGGTAAATCAGATCAATAATTCTCTTAACCGGGAGATGGGCCGACCCAAGAATCTTCTG GTTTTTGTCCATCCAAAGAGCGGAAAGGGTAATGGATGTAAGCATTGGGAATTAGTCGCTCCTATATTTTCACATGCAAGAATACAAACCAAG GTGATAGTGACAGAGAGAGCTGGAGAAGCATATGATATGATGTTATCTATTACAAATAAGGAGCTGAATTCATACGATGGTGTCGTAGCAGTT GGTGGTGATGGTTTTTTCAATGAGATCCTTAATGGTCTTCTTGCATCAAGACTTAAAGTACCTTTACCGCCAGCTCCATCTGATATTCATCCTGCTACCGAGAAAGGGATCAGTCTTATGGTTAATCAGTCTCGTGAACAAACTGTAGAGGAGCCTTCTGATCATGCCGAAGACAGTTCTCCTCTTCTCTTAGGTCCATGTATCACTGAATCAACTACAACTGCAG GAAATGAAGATGGCCGTGGCTGCAATTCTG CAGAGGGGTCtgcatttattcttccaaatgAATGGTTTAGGCTTGGACTCATCCCCGCGGGATCCACAGATGCGATTGTAATATG CACCACTGGAGCTCGTGATCCAATGACATCTGCTTTGCATATTGTTCTTGGCAAAAGGGTACAACTTGATATTGCCCAAATTGTTAGGTGGAAAATGATGTCAACGTCAAAGACTGTTCCCTTTGTGCGATATGCAGCCTCTTTTTGTGG ATATGGATTTTATGGTGATGTAATTACTGAGAGTGAGAAGTATCGTTGGATGGGACCCAAGCGGTATGATTATGCGGGAACTCTGGTGTTCCTCAATCACAG GTCTTATGAGGCTGAAATAAGATACCTGGAATCTACTACAGATAACAAAAGTAGTTCAGATACAGTGTCTGATAATAGAAATAGAACAATATGGGGAAAATGGAAACCATCAGAAAAGGCAATTTGCTGTGTAAACTGCAAGGTTTGCAACACGAAACCAAATTGTACACTACAGATACCAACGAAGGTTTCATTGCAAGATGATGATATGGATGAAACAAGATGGGTAAAGACAAGAGGGCGGTACCTGAGCATTGGCGGTGCTATAATCTCTTGCCGAAATGAAAGAGCCCCTAATGGTCTTGTGGCTGATGCCCATCTCTCTGATGGATTCCTACATCTCATCATGATAAAAGACTGTCCTCATGCATTGTATCTTTG GCACTTGACTCAGCTCGCTAGAAATGGTGGAAGCCCTTTGGATTTCGAATTTGTTGAGCATCATAAA ACTAAGGCTTTTACATTTACATCGATCGGGAAGGAAAGCGTGTGGAACCTGGATGGTGAGTTGTTTCAAGCTCACCAATTGTCTGCGCAAGTACTACGAGGTCTGGTTAGCTTGTTTGCAACTGGACCCGACACTTAG
- the LOC124931917 gene encoding ceramide kinase-like isoform X3 — protein sequence MEGIDDSPATELNGRESLIMSSNLILDGVGGVFLSLTSVGMHWQVIESICNQEELSCLGIQLVSKRETDVEFSNIYAAELINWGPVHVSVLADAKEFLLGHSSGMYRFSVHVVQRSNSQPSIWIPSVFTFGSEDLQVCQMWVNQINNSLNREMGRPKNLLVFVHPKSGKGNGCKHWELVAPIFSHARIQTKVIVTERAGEAYDMMLSITNKELNSYDGVVAVGGDGFFNEILNGLLASRLKVPLPPAPSDIHPATEKGISLMVNQSREQTVEEPSDHAEDSSPLLLGPCITESTTTAGNEDGRGCNSEGSAFILPNEWFRLGLIPAGSTDAIVICTTGARDPMTSALHIVLGKRVQLDIAQIVRWKMMSTSKTVPFVRYAASFCGYGFYGDVITESEKYRWMGPKRYDYAGTLVFLNHRSYEAEIRYLESTTDNKSSSDTVSDNRNRTIWGKWKPSEKAICCVNCKVCNTKPNCTLQIPTKVSLQDDDMDETRWVKTRGRYLSIGGAIISCRNERAPNGLVADAHLSDGFLHLIMIKDCPHALYLWHLTQLARNGGSPLDFEFVEHHKTKAFTFTSIGKESVWNLDGELFQAHQLSAQVLRGLVSLFATGPDT from the exons ATGGAAGGAATCGATGATTCTCCAGCTACTGAATTGAATGGAAGAGAAAGCCTAATAATGAGTTCGAATCTTATACTGGATGGCGTCGGAGGGGTGTTTCTCTCCCTTACTTCTGTTGGGATGCATTGGCAAGTAATTGAATCCATATGCAAT CAGGAAGAATTGTCTTGTCTGGGTATACAACTTGtttctaaacgtgaaactgatGTAGAATTCTCCAACATCTATGCTGCTGAGTTAATAAACTGGGGCCCTGTTCATGTATCTGTTCTTGCAGATGCAAAAGAATTTCTCTTGGGTCATTCATCTGGT ATGTACCGCTTTAGTGTGCATGTTGTCCAGAGGTCCAACAGCCAACCTTCTATCTGGATCCCATCTGTCTTCACTTTTGGCAGTGAAGATTTGCAAGTCTGCCAAATGTGGGTAAATCAGATCAATAATTCTCTTAACCGGGAGATGGGCCGACCCAAGAATCTTCTG GTTTTTGTCCATCCAAAGAGCGGAAAGGGTAATGGATGTAAGCATTGGGAATTAGTCGCTCCTATATTTTCACATGCAAGAATACAAACCAAG GTGATAGTGACAGAGAGAGCTGGAGAAGCATATGATATGATGTTATCTATTACAAATAAGGAGCTGAATTCATACGATGGTGTCGTAGCAGTT GGTGGTGATGGTTTTTTCAATGAGATCCTTAATGGTCTTCTTGCATCAAGACTTAAAGTACCTTTACCGCCAGCTCCATCTGATATTCATCCTGCTACCGAGAAAGGGATCAGTCTTATGGTTAATCAGTCTCGTGAACAAACTGTAGAGGAGCCTTCTGATCATGCCGAAGACAGTTCTCCTCTTCTCTTAGGTCCATGTATCACTGAATCAACTACAACTGCAG GAAATGAAGATGGCCGTGGCTGCAATTCTG AGGGGTCtgcatttattcttccaaatgAATGGTTTAGGCTTGGACTCATCCCCGCGGGATCCACAGATGCGATTGTAATATG CACCACTGGAGCTCGTGATCCAATGACATCTGCTTTGCATATTGTTCTTGGCAAAAGGGTACAACTTGATATTGCCCAAATTGTTAGGTGGAAAATGATGTCAACGTCAAAGACTGTTCCCTTTGTGCGATATGCAGCCTCTTTTTGTGG ATATGGATTTTATGGTGATGTAATTACTGAGAGTGAGAAGTATCGTTGGATGGGACCCAAGCGGTATGATTATGCGGGAACTCTGGTGTTCCTCAATCACAG GTCTTATGAGGCTGAAATAAGATACCTGGAATCTACTACAGATAACAAAAGTAGTTCAGATACAGTGTCTGATAATAGAAATAGAACAATATGGGGAAAATGGAAACCATCAGAAAAGGCAATTTGCTGTGTAAACTGCAAGGTTTGCAACACGAAACCAAATTGTACACTACAGATACCAACGAAGGTTTCATTGCAAGATGATGATATGGATGAAACAAGATGGGTAAAGACAAGAGGGCGGTACCTGAGCATTGGCGGTGCTATAATCTCTTGCCGAAATGAAAGAGCCCCTAATGGTCTTGTGGCTGATGCCCATCTCTCTGATGGATTCCTACATCTCATCATGATAAAAGACTGTCCTCATGCATTGTATCTTTG GCACTTGACTCAGCTCGCTAGAAATGGTGGAAGCCCTTTGGATTTCGAATTTGTTGAGCATCATAAA ACTAAGGCTTTTACATTTACATCGATCGGGAAGGAAAGCGTGTGGAACCTGGATGGTGAGTTGTTTCAAGCTCACCAATTGTCTGCGCAAGTACTACGAGGTCTGGTTAGCTTGTTTGCAACTGGACCCGACACTTAG
- the LOC124931803 gene encoding derlin-1-like, translated as MSSPMQYYNDLPPVSKTYVLTCFVLSATYEVGLYDYEIIALSYKDVIKRFQVWRLITNFFFLAPFSLTFAFRVLLVLRHGVQLEKSTYDKRSADFLWMFIFGAFSLLAISIIPFLWSPFMGGSLVFMIVYNWSREFPNARVNIYGLFELKGFYLPWYMIAIDLILGSPLKPDLIGMAAGHLYYFLTVLYPLSTGRNILKTPFWVHKLVAYWGKGTQMNSPAASSSRTSSAFKGRGRRLDGGRSMGSPEEDQDGVAQPNQANNNNGVVFRGQGHRLGAGGGTR; from the exons ATGTCAAGTCCCATGCA ATACTACAATGATCTTCCTCCGGTGTCGAAAACGTACGTTTTGACCTGTTTTGTGTTATCGGCAACGTATGAAGTGGGTCTTTACGATTATGAAATAATTGCTCTATCCTACAAAGACGTCATAAAGCGTTTTCAGGTCTGGAGACTAATCACCAATTTCTTCTTCCTGGCACCCTTTTCCCTTACCTTTGCCTTCCGCGTTCTGTTAGT TTTAAGGCACGGTGTCCAGTTGGAAAAGAGTACATATGACAAGAGAAGTGCAGATTTCCTATGGATGTTTATCTTTGGAGCCTTTTCACTTCTG GCAATCTCCATCATTCCTTTCTTGTGGTCGCCGTTCATGGGTGGCTCCTTGGTTTTCATGATCGTCTACAACTGGAGTCGAGAGTTCCCCAATGCCCGTGTCAATATCTATGGCCTTTTCGAACTCAAG GGATTTTATTTGCCTTGGTACATGATTGCAATAGATCTGATTCTTGGAAGTCCCTTAAAACCAGACCTAATTGGAATGGCGGCAGGCCATCTCTATTATTTCTTGACAGTTCTTTATCCTCTTTCAACTGGAAGAAACATTTTAAAGACTCCTTTTTGGGT TCACAAACTGGTGGCCTATTGGGGAAAAGGAACTCAAATGAATAGTCCTGCGGCGAGTAGTAGTCGGACTTCTTCTGCTTTTAAAGGCAGAGGCCGACGTTTGGATGGGGGAAGATCAATGGGCTCGCCAGAAGAAGACCAAGATGGCGTGGCTCAGCCCAATCaagctaataataataatggagtTGTCTTTCGTGGCCAAGGCCATAGACTAGGAGCAGGTGGTGGTACTCGTTGA
- the LOC124929606 gene encoding F-box protein At5g07610-like produces MSSSSSSSDKVGSNEDLLLQILLRLPIKSLLRFKSVSKQWLSLISDPRFARRWRPTSSPPSGLFYHWFSTAYVCDLPHIDFIPLDNNNINMMNFSSSSSSTTTTYPPNLEFFPYLYDITFMNSNNGLICCVVHRRLNPRASYYHVINPSTRQFTTLPQPSLSNLHLDGLTMAFDPSKSPHYKLVSVRSKIDEEYCSAPPTHYQLEIYSSETRSWNASIVTITVPKRHIISFHRGVNWNGAIVWFAVSGESLFFQVDEERIGTIPELTFEEGFWYNRVFCVGESNGHLYLVETYKATTKVKVYEMESDFSSGWVMKYNIDLFEVGKAFPLMLKRLPGRTNSPYTFDVISLVWRDEKLISKTTTSPAPFLVVSIPGKMIRFNLEEEESFMEICDVDIKYYERDERSHHYIESLFTTSP; encoded by the exons AtgagttcttcttcttcttcatcggaTAAAGTTGGCTCCAACGAGGACCTGTTGTTACAAATTCTACTGCGTTTGCCTATAAAGTCTCTTCTGCGATTCAAGTCAGTCTCCAAACAATGGCTATCTCTCATCTCAGATCCGCGTTTTGCCCGCCGCTGGCGACCCACATCATCACCACCTTCGGGCTTGTTTTACCACTGGTTTTCAACCGCATATGTATGTGATCTCCCACATATTGATTTCATCCCTTTAGACAACAACAATATTAACATGAtgaatttttcttcttcttcttcttctactacAACGACATATCCTCCAAATCTCGAATTCTTCCCTTATCTATATGACATCACTTTCATGAATTCCAACAACGGTCTCATTTGCTGTGTAGTTCACAGAAGATTAAACCCAAGAGCTTCCTATTATCATGTCATAAATCCATCCACAAGACAATTCACTACTCTGCCTCAACCATCTCTATCTAATCTTCATCTCGATGGATTGACGATGGCTTTTGATCCTTCCAAATCGCCTCACTATAAATTGGTCAGCGTCCGTAGTAAAATCGACGAGGAATATTGCTCAGCTCCTCCTACCCATTATCAACTCGAGATCTACTCATCGGAAACACGATCATGGAACGCCTCAATTGTTACAATCACCGTGCCCAAGAGACACATTATCAGTTTCCACCGGGGTGTCAACTGGAATGGCGCGATAGTGTGGTTCGCCGTCTCCGGGGAATCTCTCTTCTTCCag GTGGACGAAGAGCGAATCGGTACCATCCCGGAACTAACATTTGAGGAGGGATTCTGGTACAACAGGGTGTTCTGCGTGGGGGAATCAAACGGGCATCTATATCTGGTCGAAACTTACAAGGCAACAACGAAGGTAAAAGTGTATGAGATGGAAAGTGATTTCTCGTCAGGATGGGTGATGAAATACAATATCGATCTTTTTGAGGTGGGAAAGGCGTTCCCTCTGATGTTGAAGAGGTTGCCGGGAAGGACTAATTCGCCTTACACATTCGATGTTATCTCTCTGGTGTGGAGGGATGAGAAGTTAATTAGCAAGACGACGACGTCGCCGGCGCCGTTTCTGGTGGTGAGTATACCGGGGAAGATGATAAGGTTCAATCTTGAGGAGGAAGAGAGTTTCATGGAGATATGTGATGTTGATATCAAGTATTATGAACGAGATGAGCGATCTCATCACTACATTGAATCTCTTTTTACTACTTCCCCatga